The DNA window TCTTCGTGGCCGGAGTGCCGGACAAGTCCATCGCCTCCCAGCTCGGCGTGAGCCGCCGCACGGTGCAGCGGCGTCTCGCCGATCTGATGACCGTGGCCGGGGTCGACACCCGGCCGGGTCTGGCCTACCAGGCCGCCCGTCGCGGCTGGCTCTGACCCGTCCGACACCCCGCCACCGGCCGCGCCGCCGCCGGCCCCGCCTCCCGAGTACGGTGCCGGCGGCAGCGACCGGCCGTGGCGCCGTCCGTGGCGCCCACCACCCGGAGGGGCGGGCACCACGGACGGACGGGGGGTGACGTCCACGCGGGCGAGGGGGGGGTCCGTCCCGCGTGGAGGTCCGCTCAGCGCAGGCCGTACGCGTCGAGCACCGTCTGGTCGACGGTGTTGCCCGCCCGGTCACCGGCGTGCACCCGCAGCGACACCGTGCCGCGCCCGGCCGGCACCATCGCGGTGAACCGGGCGCCCGAGCCGTGCACCGGCACGGCCCGCCAGTGGCGTCCGCCGTCGAACGACACCTCGACCCGCACCCCGACACCGGTCGGCGCCGGTACGCCCGCCGGCTGGCGCAGGGTCAGCCCCACCTGGTGCGGCCGGCCGCCGGGCACCTCGCCCCGCAGGTCCGCCGGGACCCGGTAGTCCACCTGCAGCAGCGACAACGGCTGGGCGGTCTCACCGTCCGGCCGGGCCGAGGTGAACTGCCAGGCCGTCTCGGTACGCGTGGCCCACCGCCACTCTTCCGAGGCGCGCTGAGTGGTGACGTCCAGCCGGTACCGGGCCGCGCCCGGGGTGGTCGGCACCGGCGCCCAGCCGCCGGACAGGTCGGCGATCTGCTGCCCGTCGCGGCTCAGCCGGCGCTCGACGGTGTCCTGCTCCTCGCCGAACCCGGCCGCGCTGTAGTGGCCGTCGGCGTCGACGAACTCGGCCACCCGCGGGTCGAGGGTGTCCCCGGTACGCGTGGGCACCGGCACCCCGGAACCCGCCGGCACGGCCGGCCGGATCACCGGCGCGTTCCACGTCTCGGCGACCCGGTCGTCGGCGGCGTACTGCCGGGGCGGCGCGACGGCGCCCCCGATCAGCCGGCCCCAGGACCATTGGAGGCGGTGCAGCACCCGCTGCTGCCACCAGTTGTCCCCGGCGCTGACGAACTCCTGCCGCACGCTGCCGGTACGCACCAGCCGCTTCTCGTCCATCCAGGAGTACTCCTGCCAGGGCCGCCAGCCGAACCGCTGCTCGTCGGCCCAGTCGAACCCGCCGGTGTCGGCGTAGCGGGCGGTCACCTCGGCGGTGTTGTCCGCGGTCACCACGTGCACGATGTGATCCGGGATCCGCCCCTTCGACACCTGCCACACGTCGTACAGGTAGGGGCTGTTCACGGTCAGCGTCAGGTCCAGCGTCACGCGTCCGGCCTTCGCCGCCGCGATCATCCGCTGCCCGTCGTCGTACGCGACCACCATCGACGGGATCGGCAGGCGGTCCCCGTCGGGAGCCCAGTCCGTCCACGCACTCCACTCCGCCGGACGGACGATGAGCAGCATCGCGGCGCCGGCCGCGGCGGCGTCGGCGACGATCTGGCTCTCATCGGTGCGGTCGGGCCTGCCGGCGACCAGCGCGGCGGCACCCCGGACCCCGGCTCGGGACAGCTCGGCGGGGGTGCCGTCGCCCGCCCACACCAGCGGCAGCTTCCGCCGGCCGTCCACAGCCGGCGACTGCCGCAGCAGGTTGACGTCCAGCGGACCGGAGACGTTGCTGACCTTCGCGTCCACCATGGGGGCGACCAACTGCCAGCGGGAGGCGAACTCGAACTGGCCCTCGCGCACCGGCGCGGTCGGCGTGACGTTCACCTGCTCGACCGTGCTGAACTCCATCGTGCCGTGGTCGACCTGCCGGCCGTTGCCGAAGACCCGGTGCTCGAAGAAGCTGATGACCGCCCGCTGTTCGGTCGGCTTCGGCGTCTCGATCCGCACCGGGGTGCCCTTGCGCGGGTCGAGCACCACGGTCATGTCCCGGGTCACCATCAGCTCCGGGTCGGTGACCAGGGTGCGCTGCTCGTGCTGCGGAGTGCCGTGCTGGAACAGCCCTCCGAGCAGGTACGGGCCCTCCTCGACCTGCACCTGCGCCTCGCCGGGGATCCAACCGATCTGGTCGGACTCGGAGTGCTCGCCGAAGAGGGTGAACACCGTGGCCACGCCGGGCTGCCCGGCCATGTCCAGCGCGCGCAGGGTGACGGTGTGCAGCGGGCCCTTGCGGGTGAGGCCGACGGCGGTACGCACCGCCACACCGTCCGCACCGGTCGCCACCAGCCACCCGCCGTACAGCCCGCGGTCCAGCTTCGCCGGGTCGGCGCGCAGCGGCACGGCCACGCTGCCACCGGCGGGCACGGTCACCTCGGAGCCGACGGAGACGCCGTCGGACTCGGCGGCGCCGCTGTCCAGGTTGCGCAGCTCCAGGGCCAGCCGCAGGGTCTGCGGGGACGAGGTGCCGTTGGTGTACGTGACAGTCCGCTCCGCCACCGCGTCCCCGGTGTACACCCGCCCGAAGTCGGCGGTGGCTGAGCCGTACACCCGCTGGCTCAGCGCGCGGGCCACGTCCACGCGGCCGCCGCCCTGCTCGAAGACGGTCAGCGCGGGGTTCGCCTTCGTGGTGCTGACCAGCGCGTCCTTGAGCTTCGCGGCGGTCCAGTCCGGGTGGTCCTGTGCGAGGATCGCGGCCGCGCCGGCCACGTGCGGCGTGGCCATCGACGTCCCGGACGCCCGGGTGTACGCGTCGTCCACCGGCGTACCCATGGTCGTGCCGGCGGCGCGGGCCGCGACGATGCCGACGCCCGGCGCGGTGATCTCCGGCTTCAGGCCGTTGTCGCCGAGCCGGGGACCGCGGCTGGAGAACTCCGCCAGGTTGTCGTCGCGGTCCACCGCCCCGACGGTGAGCGCGGCGCTGGCCGCGCCCGGCGCGCCGACGGTACCCGGACCGCCCTCGTTACCGGCGGCGATCACGAAGAGCGTGCCGGTCTCGACGGTGAGGTCGTTGACCGCCTGGCTCATCGGGTCGGTGCCGTCAGTGGCCGGGCCGCCGAGGCTCATGCTGACCACCTTCGCGCCGGAGTGGGCGGCCCACTCCATGCCCGCGATGATCCCCGAGTCGTAGCCGCTGCCGCTGTCGTCGAGCACCTTGCCGATCAGCAGCCGCGCACCGGGCGCGACGCCCTTGCGCAGTCCGTCCGAGGCGGCGCCGCTGCCCGCGATCGTGGAGGCCACGTGGGTGCCGTGACCGTGCCCGTCCCGGGCGCTGCCGCTGCCGGTGAAGTCCTGCGTCTCGGCGATCCGGCCGGCCAGGTCGGGGTGGCCGGCGTCGACGCCGGTGTCGAGCACCGCGACCCGGACGCCGTTGCCGTCCCGGCCGGCGGCCCAGGCGGCCGGGGCGCCGATCTGCGGCACGCTGTGCTCCAGCGTCACGTGCGTCCGCCCGTCCAGCCAGACCCGGGCCACGCCGGCGCCGAGCCGGGGCGCCGCGCCGGCGGCGGTCCGTGCGCCCGGGTTGCCGCGCAGCGTCGTCCACAGCCCGCCGAGGTCACCCTTGCCGACCCGCAGCGCGGCGCCGTTGATGCTGGCCAGGGGACGGGCGGCGCTGGCTCCGGCGAGCGGGCGCACCCGGCCGGCGGCCGGCTCCTGGTAGCGCACGATCAGCGGCAGCGCGCCCTGCGTGGCGTCCCCGTACCCGTCGTCGACCAACTCCTGCACGTCGAACAGGTCCGCGTCGAGCACCCCGGCGGAGACGTACGGGACGGCGTCGCTGGGCAGCACGCGCAACCCGCCGTCGGCCTCGATGGTCTGGAAGGTGATCCGGTCGCGGCCGGGGCCGGGACGGACCGTCGCGGCGACCCGGCCGGGCGCGACCCGGACGAGCTCGACCTGGTCGCCGGTGATCAGGGTGATCCGGGCGGGTGCGCCGCCCGGGACGGGGGTGGCCGGGCTCGGGCCGGCGGGCCGGGCGGGCGGGTCGGCGGACGCCGGTGCGGCGAGTCCGACCAGCAACGCGCCGACCGCGCCGGCGGCGAGCCAGCGTGGGGACCGGTGCATGCGGTGTGCTCCTCTACTCCGAGGCCGCCCTCGTGGAGATCGGCCGACCGGAGTCTGCGACGGAGATCATCCGTTGGTCACTAGGTTCGGACCGCCGCACCGGCGACATGTCGCCAGGTGGACACGGCACGACCACGGTCGGACCACCGGGTGTCGGGCGGGTTACCGCGGGCGGCCGATGGCCGGGGTGCCGGAGACGAGTGCGTCGCCGCCCGGTTCGTGAGCCGCCGTTTCCTCCGACGGCGGCTCGCCGATCCGGCCGACCCGACCGGGGTCGAAACCCGGCCGGGCGCGGCTCGCCGTCCGCCCGCCGCGGCCGGCCGCGACTCCTCCGACACCCCGACCGTCGTGGACCCGACCACCCCCTGGCCAGGGCCACGACCGCCGGACTGCGCGGTCCGGGCGGACACGGCCTCGCCGCCCCGCCCGGACTCCACCTCGACGCAGTCCGGACGCCCCGATCGCCGTCCCGGGGAACGGCGGCACCGGCCCCGACGGGCGCCCGCCGCGGGAGCGGAACGCATCCGCCCCGGCCCGGTGCCGGCCACGTTCGCCGGAACCCGGCGCGGCGTGCCCCGTCGGGGGAGGCTCCTACCGTAACCCTCCCGGGACCGGAGCCGGGTACGCCGAACCGGCCGGCGCCGGTCTTCGCTGAGTCGCCGGTCAGCGACGGTTGCCGCGCCAGCCCTGTACGGGAAGGCCGAACTTGGCCACCAGCCGGTCGGTGAACGGCCGCGCCCGGAGCCGGACGATGCGCACCGGCAGCGCGCCCCGGCGCACGGTGACCCGGGCGCCCGGGGGCAGGTCGTAGACCCGCCGGCCGTCGCAGGAAAGCACCGCGAGGGTGGTGAACGGATCCACGGTGATCACGAAGGTGGACGTCGGCGCGGTGACGAGGGGGCGGCTGAACAGCGCGTGCGCGCTGATCGGCACCAGCAGCAGCGCCTCCACCTCGGGCCAGACCACCGGCCCGCCGCCGGAGAACGCGTACGCCGTGGAGCCGGTGGGCGTCGCGCAGACCACGCCGTCGCAGCCGTAGCGGGACAGCGGCCGGCCGTCCACGTCGACGAGCAGCTCCAGCATCTGGGCCCGCTCGCCCTTCTCCACGCTGATCTCGTTGAGCGCCCACGACTCGATGGTCGGGCCGCCCTCGAACTCGGCGGTGACGTCGAGGGTGAGCCGTTCGTCCACGGTGTAGTTGCGCCCGACCACGTCGCGCACCGCGCTGTCCAGGTCGTCGATCTCCGCCTCGGCCAGGAAGCCGACCTTGCCGAGGTTGATGCCGAGCAGCGGGGCCTTGGCCGGGCGGGCCAGCTCGGCGGCGCGCAGGAACGTGCCGTCCCCGCCGAGCGCGAACACGATCTCCGCGCCCTCGGCGGCCTCCGGGCCGGTCACCGGCACCACGCCGGGCAGGTCGAGGTCGTCGACCTCCTCGGCGACCACGCGCACCTCGAAGCCGGCCGCGATGAGGTCGGCCGCCACCGCGCGCGCGTGCTCGGTGCTGCGCCGACGACCCGTGTGCGTCACCAGCAGAGCGGTCCGGCTCACCCGGACACCTCCTCAGTCGTGGCCACCGGCCCGGCGGCCGGAGATCCCTGCGGGCCGGCGGCCACCACCGCGCGTACCCGGTCGGGGTCCGCGGCGGGCGCGTCCCGGCGTAACCATACGAAGAACTCGACGTTGCCGCTCGGCCCGGGCAGCGGGCTGGCGGCCACGCCGGCCAGGCCCAGCCCGAGCTGCGCCGCCGCGGCGGCCACGTCGAGCACGGCCTCGGCGCGCAGCTCCGGGTCGCGGACCACCCCACCCGCGCCCACCCGGTCCTTGCCCACCTCGAACTGCGGCTTGACCATCAGCGCCAGGTCGCCGTCGGGCCGGGAGCAACCGGCCAGCGCGGGCAGCACCAGCCGCAGCGAGATGAACGACAGGTCGGCCACCGTCAGGTCGACCGGGCCGCCGATGGCCTCCGGCGTGAGGGTACGCACATTCGTGCGCTCGAAGACGCGCACCCGCTCGTCGTTCCGCAGCGGCCAGGCGAGCTGCCCATATCCGACGTCGACCGCCACCACCTCGGCGGCGCCGGCGCGCAGCAGCACGTCGGTGAAACCGCCCGTGGAGGCACCCGCGTCGAGGCAGCGCCGGCCGGCCACGGTCAGCCCGCCGGGGGTGAACGCGGCGAGCGCGCCGGCCAGCTTGTGACCGCCCCGGGAGACGTACTCGTCGGCGGGGTCCTCGCCGGTGACCAGCAGCGGGTCGG is part of the Micromonospora halotolerans genome and encodes:
- a CDS encoding S8 family peptidase, encoding MHRSPRWLAAGAVGALLVGLAAPASADPPARPAGPSPATPVPGGAPARITLITGDQVELVRVAPGRVAATVRPGPGRDRITFQTIEADGGLRVLPSDAVPYVSAGVLDADLFDVQELVDDGYGDATQGALPLIVRYQEPAAGRVRPLAGASAARPLASINGAALRVGKGDLGGLWTTLRGNPGARTAAGAAPRLGAGVARVWLDGRTHVTLEHSVPQIGAPAAWAAGRDGNGVRVAVLDTGVDAGHPDLAGRIAETQDFTGSGSARDGHGHGTHVASTIAGSGAASDGLRKGVAPGARLLIGKVLDDSGSGYDSGIIAGMEWAAHSGAKVVSMSLGGPATDGTDPMSQAVNDLTVETGTLFVIAAGNEGGPGTVGAPGAASAALTVGAVDRDDNLAEFSSRGPRLGDNGLKPEITAPGVGIVAARAAGTTMGTPVDDAYTRASGTSMATPHVAGAAAILAQDHPDWTAAKLKDALVSTTKANPALTVFEQGGGRVDVARALSQRVYGSATADFGRVYTGDAVAERTVTYTNGTSSPQTLRLALELRNLDSGAAESDGVSVGSEVTVPAGGSVAVPLRADPAKLDRGLYGGWLVATGADGVAVRTAVGLTRKGPLHTVTLRALDMAGQPGVATVFTLFGEHSESDQIGWIPGEAQVQVEEGPYLLGGLFQHGTPQHEQRTLVTDPELMVTRDMTVVLDPRKGTPVRIETPKPTEQRAVISFFEHRVFGNGRQVDHGTMEFSTVEQVNVTPTAPVREGQFEFASRWQLVAPMVDAKVSNVSGPLDVNLLRQSPAVDGRRKLPLVWAGDGTPAELSRAGVRGAAALVAGRPDRTDESQIVADAAAAGAAMLLIVRPAEWSAWTDWAPDGDRLPIPSMVVAYDDGQRMIAAAKAGRVTLDLTLTVNSPYLYDVWQVSKGRIPDHIVHVVTADNTAEVTARYADTGGFDWADEQRFGWRPWQEYSWMDEKRLVRTGSVRQEFVSAGDNWWQQRVLHRLQWSWGRLIGGAVAPPRQYAADDRVAETWNAPVIRPAVPAGSGVPVPTRTGDTLDPRVAEFVDADGHYSAAGFGEEQDTVERRLSRDGQQIADLSGGWAPVPTTPGAARYRLDVTTQRASEEWRWATRTETAWQFTSARPDGETAQPLSLLQVDYRVPADLRGEVPGGRPHQVGLTLRQPAGVPAPTGVGVRVEVSFDGGRHWRAVPVHGSGARFTAMVPAGRGTVSLRVHAGDRAGNTVDQTVLDAYGLR
- a CDS encoding NAD kinase, with the translated sequence MSRTALLVTHTGRRRSTEHARAVAADLIAAGFEVRVVAEEVDDLDLPGVVPVTGPEAAEGAEIVFALGGDGTFLRAAELARPAKAPLLGINLGKVGFLAEAEIDDLDSAVRDVVGRNYTVDERLTLDVTAEFEGGPTIESWALNEISVEKGERAQMLELLVDVDGRPLSRYGCDGVVCATPTGSTAYAFSGGGPVVWPEVEALLLVPISAHALFSRPLVTAPTSTFVITVDPFTTLAVLSCDGRRVYDLPPGARVTVRRGALPVRIVRLRARPFTDRLVAKFGLPVQGWRGNRR
- a CDS encoding TlyA family RNA methyltransferase; translation: MARRTRLDAELVRRGLARSREQAAALVEAGRVQLRGVPARKAAAMVDPADPLLVTGEDPADEYVSRGGHKLAGALAAFTPGGLTVAGRRCLDAGASTGGFTDVLLRAGAAEVVAVDVGYGQLAWPLRNDERVRVFERTNVRTLTPEAIGGPVDLTVADLSFISLRLVLPALAGCSRPDGDLALMVKPQFEVGKDRVGAGGVVRDPELRAEAVLDVAAAAAQLGLGLAGVAASPLPGPSGNVEFFVWLRRDAPAADPDRVRAVVAAGPQGSPAAGPVATTEEVSG